In the Nitratiruptor sp. YY09-18 genome, GAGGAATTGGCTGTCACAAGTGTCACGGCATTGAAGGGAGAGGCATGGTAATTGGAAAGTTTAAAAAAGATAGCAATACGACAGTAGTACTGCGAGCCCCTGATATTACGAAACTCTCATATAAAAAATTCCAAGAAGCGCTCACCGCTTCAAAACACAAGCTCATGCCGCATTATTTTTTGACAAAGTATGAGATAAAGATACTCTATTACTATCTCAAAAAAAGAGCAAAGTGATGCTATTTGACGAAAAATTTATCGAAATAGTGCAAGAGGCAATTGATCAAGATAATGAGAACTTTTTCATAAAAGCTCTCTCCCACGCCTCTCCAAGACAAAGAAAAGAGAATTTTTGTGCTCCTATGATGGTCTCAGCGCTCAATGCAAAGCATCTCAATCACCTCGATGAGTTTCCCAGTGATGCGGCA is a window encoding:
- a CDS encoding cytochrome c; the encoded protein is MLRIFFLLFPLFLLADSFITKDEYAKMLYQNPRGIGCHKCHGIEGRGMVIGKFKKDSNTTVVLRAPDITKLSYKKFQEALTASKHKLMPHYFLTKYEIKILYYYLKKRAK